The proteins below are encoded in one region of Pseudoduganella armeniaca:
- the dusA gene encoding tRNA dihydrouridine(20/20a) synthase DusA, translating to MTATPATPATIPRGRRISVAPMMDWTDRHCRLFHRQITRHTWLYTEMVTTGALVYGDVERHLRFNDEEHPVALQLGGSDPHDLAVSARLGEKWGYDEINLNCGCPSERVQKGAFGACLMAEPELVRDCVKAMRDAVSIDVTVKHRIGINETESYDFVRDFVGKVADAGCTTFIVHARNAILKGLSPKENREIPPLKYEYAYRLKRDFPDFEILINGGIKTQAEIDEHLRHVDGVMLGREAYHNPYLMATFDQRYYGDDAPVKSREEVLRAMMPYIAAQLAQEGGRGLKLNTITRHMLGLMQGLPGAKNFRQTLSDSKKLAAGDPALLLDAIPRGL from the coding sequence ATGACCGCCACTCCCGCTACCCCTGCCACCATCCCGCGCGGCCGCCGCATCAGCGTCGCCCCCATGATGGACTGGACCGACCGTCACTGCCGCCTGTTCCACCGCCAGATCACCAGGCACACCTGGCTCTACACGGAGATGGTGACGACGGGCGCGCTGGTGTATGGCGACGTCGAGCGCCACCTGCGCTTCAACGACGAGGAGCATCCGGTCGCGCTGCAGCTGGGCGGCAGCGATCCGCACGACCTTGCCGTCAGCGCGCGGCTGGGCGAGAAGTGGGGCTATGACGAGATCAATCTCAATTGCGGTTGCCCGTCCGAGCGGGTGCAGAAGGGCGCCTTTGGCGCCTGCCTGATGGCCGAGCCGGAGCTGGTGCGCGACTGCGTCAAGGCCATGCGCGATGCCGTCAGCATCGACGTCACCGTCAAGCACCGCATCGGCATCAACGAGACCGAAAGCTACGACTTCGTGCGCGACTTCGTCGGCAAGGTCGCGGATGCCGGCTGCACCACCTTCATCGTCCACGCCCGCAATGCCATCCTGAAGGGCCTGTCGCCCAAGGAGAACCGCGAGATCCCGCCGCTGAAGTACGAGTATGCCTACCGCCTGAAGCGCGACTTTCCCGACTTCGAGATCCTGATCAACGGCGGCATCAAGACGCAAGCGGAGATCGACGAGCACCTGCGCCACGTCGATGGCGTGATGCTGGGGCGCGAGGCCTACCACAATCCCTACCTGATGGCGACGTTCGACCAGCGCTACTATGGCGACGACGCGCCCGTGAAGTCGCGCGAGGAAGTGCTGCGCGCGATGATGCCGTACATCGCCGCCCAGCTGGCGCAGGAGGGCGGCCGTGGCCTCAAGCTGAACACGATCACGCGCCACATGCTGGGCCTGATGCAGGGCCTGCCTGGCGCGAAGAACTTCCGCCAGACCTTGTCCGACTCGAAAAAACTGGCCGCCGGCGATCCGGCACTGCTGCTCGACGCGATTCCGCGCGGGCTCTGA
- a CDS encoding methyl-accepting chemotaxis protein codes for MKVGTRLGLGFALVLLFLVVVTVVGIFRMAQIQDRLDHVVSVNNVVTRLVVDMRHNVQDRIGSLRVLTLMSDPADMEPEFARLKEQTAKYETALKKLEAQFAIEALPEEKKLLAQIKEHEAVAMPAIERASALWLANDAMGATKILIKEIKPAQKKWMDALDQLGAFEDKLNNQVKIDAAEGFNSARTFMIGMGVLAVLISLSAAWAITRGLLKQLGGEPEYTASIAGSIANGDLSIAIDTSSTDQGSLLVEMKEMRDSLVGIVGQVRVGTETIGTASREIAAGNIDLSSRTEMQASSLEKTASAMEELTSTVKQNADNAREANQLAANASDVARKGGAVVSQVVDTMSSINESANKIVDIIGVIDGIAFQTNILALNAAVEAARAGEQGRGFAVVASEVRNLAQRSAGAAKEIKALIGDSVEKVERGSKLVGQAGVTMDEVVDSVRRVTDIMSEIANASQEQSAGIEQVNQSIIEMDSMTQQNAALVEEAAAAAQSLQDQASELARVVSIFKLEAGEERAVQAATAAVPTKQVALVKPAAKAPRKAVAAQAPAKPKKVVAAASSGADEWEEF; via the coding sequence ATGAAAGTAGGGACCCGCCTCGGTCTCGGGTTCGCACTGGTGCTGCTATTCCTGGTCGTGGTCACCGTGGTCGGCATCTTCCGTATGGCCCAGATCCAGGACCGCCTCGATCACGTGGTCAGCGTCAACAACGTCGTCACCCGCCTGGTGGTCGACATGCGCCACAACGTGCAGGACCGCATCGGTTCGCTGCGCGTGCTGACCCTGATGTCCGACCCGGCCGACATGGAGCCCGAATTCGCCCGTCTGAAAGAGCAGACCGCGAAGTACGAAACCGCGCTGAAGAAGCTGGAAGCGCAGTTTGCCATCGAGGCGCTGCCGGAAGAGAAGAAGCTGCTGGCACAGATCAAGGAACATGAAGCCGTCGCCATGCCGGCCATCGAGCGCGCCTCCGCGCTGTGGCTGGCCAACGACGCGATGGGCGCGACCAAGATCCTGATCAAGGAAATCAAGCCCGCGCAGAAGAAGTGGATGGATGCGCTGGACCAGCTGGGTGCCTTCGAGGACAAGCTGAACAACCAGGTCAAGATCGACGCGGCCGAAGGCTTCAATAGTGCCCGTACTTTCATGATCGGCATGGGTGTGCTGGCCGTGCTGATCTCGCTGTCGGCCGCCTGGGCCATCACCCGCGGCCTGCTCAAGCAGCTGGGCGGCGAACCGGAATACACGGCGTCGATCGCCGGCAGCATCGCCAACGGCGACCTGTCGATCGCCATCGACACCTCGTCCACCGACCAGGGCAGCCTGCTGGTCGAGATGAAGGAAATGCGCGACAGCCTGGTGGGCATCGTCGGCCAGGTGCGCGTGGGCACCGAGACCATCGGCACCGCCTCGCGTGAAATCGCCGCCGGCAACATCGACCTGTCGTCCCGTACCGAAATGCAGGCATCGTCGCTGGAGAAGACCGCGTCGGCAATGGAAGAACTGACGTCGACCGTCAAGCAGAACGCCGACAACGCCCGTGAAGCGAACCAGCTGGCCGCCAACGCCTCCGACGTGGCCCGCAAGGGTGGCGCCGTGGTGTCGCAAGTGGTCGACACGATGAGCTCGATCAACGAGTCCGCCAACAAGATCGTCGACATCATCGGCGTGATCGACGGCATCGCCTTCCAGACCAACATCCTGGCGCTGAACGCCGCCGTCGAGGCGGCCCGTGCCGGCGAGCAGGGCCGCGGCTTTGCCGTGGTGGCATCCGAAGTGCGCAACCTGGCCCAGCGTTCCGCTGGCGCCGCCAAGGAAATCAAGGCCCTGATCGGCGACTCCGTCGAGAAGGTCGAGCGCGGTTCGAAGCTGGTCGGCCAGGCCGGCGTGACGATGGACGAGGTGGTGGACTCGGTGCGCCGCGTGACCGACATCATGAGCGAGATCGCCAACGCCAGCCAGGAGCAGAGTGCCGGCATCGAGCAGGTCAACCAGTCGATCATCGAGATGGACAGCATGACCCAGCAGAACGCCGCGCTGGTGGAAGAAGCCGCCGCCGCCGCGCAAAGCCTGCAGGACCAGGCGTCGGAACTGGCCCGCGTGGTCAGCATCTTCAAGCTGGAAGCGGGCGAGGAGCGTGCCGTGCAGGCCGCCACCGCCGCCGTGCCGACCAAGCAGGTCGCGCTGGTGAAGCCGGCCGCCAAGGCGCCACGCAAGGCCGTTGCCGCGCAAGCCCCGGCCAAGCCGAAGAAGGTGGTTGCCGCCGCCTCGTCCGGCGCGGACGAGTGGGAAGAATTCTAA